The DNA sequence GGCCGGGGGACCGGCGCCGCCCGAAGAGCCGGCGCCACCGCCACACGCCGGCCAGGAACCCCAGCCCGTAGCCGAAGTGGATGCACGCATAGGCCGGCGGCAGGGCGGGGAGCGCCCGAGGGTCCCGGCGTGCCGCGGCCACGCTGGCCATCAGGTTCGCGGCGGCGTACGGACCGAGCACGGCGGCGGCCCAGCCCGGGCGGCGGGTCCCGGCGGCCAGCACGAGGCTTCCCGCCACGGCCAGGACCAAGGCCGGCGGTCCGGCGTGCCGCCAGGCCGGGAGCGCACCCCGCTTCTGCATCAACCGCACCTTGTACTTCCCGTACTGGTAGTACTGCCGCCAGAACGCCCCCAGGCGCTCCCGGCTGTGGTACGTGCAGCGGATCGACGGATCCAGCCAGATCCGGCCGCCGGACTGCACCAGCCGGAAGTTGAGCTCGTCGTCCTGGTTGCGGACCATCTCCTCGTCGAACCCCCCGATCCGCGCGAACACGTCGCGCGGCCAGGCCCCCAGGTACACGGTCTCCACCCAGCCGGGCCGCTCCGACGTCCGGAACGCCGCCCCGCCCGTCCCGAACGGCGAGTTCGCGGCCAGGGCCGTGGCCCTGCCCACAACGCCGTCGCCGACCCCCACCTGGAGGCCGCCGACATTGTCGGCGCCGGTCTCCCGGAGGAGATCCACACACCGGCTGACGTAGTCCGCCGGGAGCTCGCAGTGGCCGTCCACCCGCACGACGACCTCCCCGGCGGCTCCCTCGATGCCGATGTTGAGCGCGGCCGGGACCACCCGGGACGGGTTGTCGAGGATCCGAACGGGCGCCGCGGCCGGGGTCCGCTCGGCCAGGCGGCGCACCGCGTCGCGCGTGTCGTCGGTGGACATGCCGTCGACCACCAGGACCTCCATGCGGTCGGCGGGATAGTCCTGCGCCAGCACGCCGCCCAGGCTTCGTTCGATGTACCGGGCCTCGTTTCGCACCGGCATGACGACGGTGACGAACGGCGGCCCGTCGGCGGCCGCCGCCTCGAGGGGGCGCGGGCGCTCCTCTACTCGCACGAGACCTCGAAGGTCCGCATCCACATCTCCAGGGACACCGCCCTGAACAGCCCGAGATAGGCCTCCGTGGGCACCTTCCGCCCGGCCGTCGCCGCGTAGTCCCGTCGCAATACCCTTCCGTCCACGTACCGGTCGGAGCGGAGCTCCCCCGAGAGCATCTCCAGCACGAACGGCCGCAGGTCCGTGGACAGCCACCGCTGGTCGGGCGCGGCGAACCCGAGCTTCGTCTTCCGCGTCCGGACGAGGTCCGGGAGGACCCCTTGGAGGGATTGGCGGAGGGCGTACTTGCTCCAGCCGCCGGAGATCTTGAGGTGGTCGGGGAGCGACAGGCCGAACTCCACGACCTCGTGGTCCAGGAACGGCACCCGGGCCTCGATGGAGAACGCCATGGAGCTGCGGTCCTCGTACCGGAGCAGCTGCGGCAGCGTGTCCAGCGTGATGTCGTCCACCTGAAGCCGTTGCACCGCGGTGAGGCCGCCATCACCGGTGCCGCTTCGGGCGCGGGCGTTGGCCCACCATCGGGTGGCCGGATTGGAAGTGGCGGCCGAAGCGACGGCCAGGCCCGGCCGGAGCGACCGGGCCAGCAGCGAGTCCACGCCCAGGCGCCGCCGCACGCTCGAGGGGAGGTACCGGTACCCGTTTCGGATGTCCAGGAGGTAGCGGTCGCCCTGCCGGACCATGGCCGCGGCCTCCCGGGCCAGCGTCGGCACGCGTCCCGACCGCAGCAGGGAGGCCAGGTACCCGTACCGGAACTTCCCGTAGCCCCCGAACACCTCGTCGCCGCCCTGCCCGTCCAGCATCACGGTCATCCCGGCTTCCTTCGCCGCGCGCATCACGCACCATTGCGCGTAGAAGCTGAGCGTCCCGAACGGCATGTCGAAGTGGTAGGTCATCTTCGGGAACTGCTCGACGAAGTCCTGCGGGGTGGGGAACACCAGGTGGGTCTCGGCGTCCACGGCGCCCGCCACCGGCAGCGCGTACCGGCGCTCGTCCACCGAGGGGTCGTCGTCGTAGGACGAGGTGAACGTGTGGATCCGGCCTCCGAGCGAGGTGGCCGCGTCGGGCTGCTCCCGCAGGATCTTCCCCATCAGGCCCACCACCGAGGAAGAGTCGATCCCGCCGGACAGGCAGCTTCCCACCGGGACGTCGCTGACCAGGTGGTCCCGGACCGAGCGTTCCAGGAGGTCCCGGAGCTGCTCCAGCTTCTCGGCGTCGGGAACGTTCCCGTCCGGGTCGACGCGCAGCGCGTAGTACCGGCTCACGGCGACGTCCCGCCGCCCCAGGTCCACGACGAGCTTGTGGCCGGGCGGGAGCGAGTGCACGTGGCGCAGCACCGTGCGGTCGGCGAAGTCGCAGTTCCCGTGGACCAGGAATTCGGTCACGGCGTCGTCGTGGGCGATGCGGGGAAGCCATGGCGCTTCCAGCAGGGCCTTGATCTCCGAGGCGAACGCCACCCGGTCGCCGATCCGCGTGTAGTACAGGGGCTTGATCCCGAACCGGTCCCTCGCGATGAGCAGCCTGCCGGTCCGCCCGTCCCACAAGGCGAACCCGAACATGCCCTTGGTCCGGTCCAGGCAGCCGTCGCCCCACGCCAGGTAGGCGGCCAGGAAGACCTCGGTGTCCGTGCCGGAGCTGAACGTGCAGCCGCGGGCCTCCAGCTCCCGTCGCAGGTCGCGGAAGTTGTAGAGCTCGCCGTTGAACACCAGCGCCACCGAGCCCGTCCGGTCCACCATGGGCTGGAGGCCGCGCTCGGAGGTGTCGATGATGGCGAGGCGACGGCTGCCCAGCCCCACGACGGCTTCCCGTGCAGCGTCGCCCGCCCGGTCCAGGGTCCGGACCACCGTGTTGTCGAACGCGGCGCCCGCCGGACGGGCCAGCAGCAGCCCCCGGCCGTCGGGGCCACGGTGCGCCAGGACGTCCGTCATCCGGGCCAGCAGGGCGGCGTCGATGGGCCGCCCCGCCAGGTCGATCAGGCCCGCGATCCCGCACATTTACTCCGACCTCCCGCCGGGGCTCACAGCGTGCCCACCTCGACCCCAAATCGGGCCATGCCCCGCCTGACCTCGTCCAGCTCCTCCTCGGTGAAGCTGGTCCGATACCGGCCCACGGAGTCCCGCTTCACGGTCTTCCCGGTTTCCTCCAGGTACCCAGACGGCGCCTCCACGCCGACGAACGCCAGCAGCCCGCGCACCGTCGGCTCGAAGTCTTCGACCAGGTCCTCATAGCGCACTTCGTGGCTCCGCCCCTCAGGGACGTGGGCCAGCGCCGTGGCGATCTCCCGCTCGTACTCGGCGTAGTACCAGCACAGGAAGTCCAGCTCCGGGAGCCGGGAGGCCTCCTGGAACCCGCGGGGCCGGGTGGCCAGGTACCCGGGGTACGGAAGCCGGGTCCACCGCAGCGTATGGAACCCGTGGACGGCCACCGACCGGGCTCCCTCCACCGTGCCGTGCCGGCGCCGGGTCCGGAACCGGTCCCCGTACCCTTCAGCGTTCCTGGCCATGAAGCCGCGGAACGACGCCACAACGTCCAAGGGGTTCCGGTGCAGATGCACGTACCGGGCCTCCGGAAACGCGTCCAGGAACAGTGGGACGAACACCGAGGTGGACGGGGTGGCCAGGACCACCGTCCGCCCGGCGCCGTTCGACCGGTACAGCGCGTGCAGCAGGCGGGTCCGCAGCGCGCGGCGCACCCCCGACGGCCGTCGGTCGAACGACACGTAGTCGTCGCCGAACGGGTTCAGGGCCCGCAGCGGCGTGGCCAGGTACAGCTTGTGGTTGTCGTTGGTGAGCTGCCCGTGGACGTCCAGGTCCGGATGGGCCCGCAGCACCCGGGACAGCCACGTGCTCCCGGCCCGGGGCGTGGACAGGACCACCACCACGCCGCCCACTCACCCTCCCCTGGTCAGGGAGGCCGCGCGGCGCCCTCGCCCCGCTCGCGCCAGCACCCCCTCGTAGACCTCGACGACCCGGGCCGTCAGGGCCGCCTCGTCCAGGTCTCGCACCGCGGCCCGGCCATCCACCCTTCCGCCTCGATCGAGGACCCCGCGCAGGGCCTCGGCCAGGGTCTCGGGCCGGTCGTCGGCGCTCACCACGCAGCCCTCCACCCCCGCCAGGCGCTCCCGCACGTCGCCCACGTCCACGGAGACCACGGGAAGGTCGCAGGCCAGGGCCTCCTTCACGACGTTCGGCGATCCCTCGTGCATCGAGGTGAACACCAGCGCGTCGCACGCGCCCATGTAGACGGGGATGGCGTCCCGGGGCTTGTCCCAGGCCACCACCAGGTCTGCCCCGGCCATCCGAGCGGCCTGCTCTGCGAGCGAGACCCGCTTGCGGGCCTCGTCGGGGTCCCCCACGAACAGGACCAGCTTCTCCCCGGCCGGCAGCCCGAGGCTGCTCCGGGCCCCCGTCGCTTCGATGGGCCGGAACACCTCGAGGTCGATGCCGCTCGGGATCACGGCGGAGGGCCGCCGGGGAAGGTGCCGGGCCAGGTGGTCGGCCACCACGATGGTCGCATCGGCACGAAGGGCGGCCAGCTGGCTCAGCCGCCGCAGGACCCGTCCGGCCAGCAGGTACCGGCCGTCGTCCCCCACGATGCCCTCCAGGTCGTCGCCCCGAAACGTCACGACGAGCGGGCGTCGCTTGGGAAGGACCGCCAGCGCGCCGGCCTGGCCGAACTGGGCATGGATCAGGTCGTGGTGGCCTGCGCCCACCCGCCGCTGGAGGCTCCGCCAGGATCGGACGTAGTTCCCGGGGCTCCTCGCCCCGCGGAACGGGAAGACGTCGACCTCCACCCCCGCCTCGCGCAGGAACCGAACCTGCTGGACGATGAAGGGGACCAGCAGCGGCTGCTCTGCCGTGGGCCACTCGCTCGTCACCATGAGGACGGACAGCGGGCGGGAGGTCACCATGCCCCCACCAGGAGTCGCTCGTACAGCTCCTCGTGGCGGCGAACCAGGGTCTCGACATCCATGCCGAGCTCCTCCATCCGGAGCCGCCCCTTCTCCCCCATGGCCGTCAGCTCTTCGGCGGTGCACCGGATCGCCGCGGACAGGGCCCGGCAGATCGACGCGGGATCGGGCGAGGGGGCCAGCCACCCGGTCACCCCGTCCTCGACGTACCGGGGGGCGTCCCCGACCGCGGTCGCGACGACCGGCCGTCCGGACGCCATCGCCTCCAGGACCACGTTCGGGGTCCCCTCGTGCTGCGAGGACAGCACCACCACGTCGCTGGCGAGGTACGCGTCCTCGATGTTGGGGATCGGGTCGTGGAGGTGGACCACCGAGGAGAGGCGGGGCCGCCGCAGGTACCGTTCCACCATCTCGGCGTAGTCCGGATCCCGGACGCCGATCCAGCGGGCCTCCCACCCGTCCAGCGACTCCAGCCTCTCCAGGGCCATGGCCAGGCCGAGGTGGTTCTTGACCCGGCGCACCGTTCCCACGGTCAGCAGCACCCGGGGCTCCAGGGGCCACCCCAGCCGCCGCCGAGCCCGCTCGCGCTCCCCCGGATCGCCCGGCCGGAACCGCTGCAGGTCCACGCCGTTGGGGATCACCACCACGCGAGCCCGTGGCCCGGCCGTCTTCGTCACGAAGGCGGCGCCGGAATGGCTGTTCGCCACGGTCACCGTGGCGTGCCGGTGCCCCCAGCCCTTGTGGAGCCCGGAGAGCCCGCCCAGGAGACGCTCCTCGCTCCGCTCGGCCGCGATCGCCACGCCCCGCCCGGCCATCCACCGGCCGAGCGCCGCGTAGAGGTTGCCCGTGTCGTCGAACCCGTGGGCGATGCGCACCTCACCGGAGCGGAGCCACCGGGCCACCCGCACCGTGGGGACCGGATCGAGCTTGCCACGACGCCGGTACCCGATCACCTCGATCCCGGTCTCCCGGAGCGCCCCGCCGTAGAAGTCGTTCTCCTGCCACACCAGCACGCGGGGAGCGAACCGGTCCCGGTCCAGACGGGTGGCGAGCTCCGTGAGCTGGCGCTCGGCGCCCCCGGAGCGCAGGGACTCGACCAGGAGCGCGACCCCGATCGGGCGTCGGGCCGCGCCGGTCACCCGACAGGGGCCGGGGCGGCCGCGTCCCCGGCGGGCGCGGGTCGCCGGAGGTAGTGGCGATAGCCGGCCCCGAAGGACGCGCAGGCGCCGAAGAGCATCCACAGCAACTTGTCGTACTGGTCGTGCTTGGTGAGGCCACCGAGCAACAGCACGATGAGGGCGATCTGCCAGGTGCGGGCGATCTCCCGCGACTCCGCGTCGTAGCTCAGATGGGCACGCCGGACAGCGGAATACGAGGCCACCACCAGCCAGAGGTAGAGCAGCAGCCCCACCAGCCCGGTCTCGGCGAGCACCGCCACGTAGATGTTGTGGGCGCCGTTGTCGAGGTCCTTCGGGGAGAGGGTGAACGGCGCGTAGTTCGGGAGTTCGTAGTTGTACTGCCCGATCCCCACTCCGTCGATGGGATGGTCGAGCCACATCTCGTATCCCGCCTTCCAGTACTGGAGCCGGACGATGGCGGTGGAGTCGTTGCCCGAGGACGAGCTGAACTCCGACTGGAAGCTCGGCAGCTCGACCGACAGGTAGCTCTTCGGGATGAACAGCACGGCTACGGCGAGCGCGCCGACCACGGCCACGACCTGCCGGCGCTGTCCGGCCCGGAACCGGTCCCACAGCAGGATCCCCACGGCCAGGACCAGCAGGAGGAGGCCGGTCCGGGAAAGCGTCGCGGCCTCGCCCCCCACCACCATGGCCGCGCCTCCCACCGCGGCCAGCTTCCACACCCCCCGGGAAACCGTGGCCAGGTACACGAGCAGGACGAAGGCGACCGCGAAGTACCGGGCCGACGAGTTCACGCCGAGGAGGCCCGCAGCGCGGATGCTGGTGTTGAAGGATCCGCTCACCGCCACCTGCCCCAGCGCGATTGCGGCGGATGCGACGGCCCCTGCCGAGAAGAACCACATCAGTGTGCGGTGGCGACCGGGAGAGCTCAGGATCTGGCTGGCCAGCCACACCAGCGCGAACAGCTGGACATAGGTCAGGAGCCAGTCCCGGGGAGGGCCGTGGAGGGCAAACTCCAGGTTGGTGGCCGAGAACCAGGCGATGAACGCAATCGCGGCGAGGTGCGCCCCGTGCCACTTCAGCGCGAGCTCCCGGTCCAGCAGGTAGTTCACGATGAAGGCGAAGAACGCGCCCGCACCCAGGAGCACCAGCGCGGAGCTGGCGAACGAGACGGAGGGCAGGATGTCGGTGATGCTGGCCGCGGCCGCGAACAGCCCCAGGCCGTACACGGGCCGGAGCACCATGGCCACGCCGGCGGCGGCTCCCGCGACGAGGAAGACGATCAGCTCCTGGCCGTAGGTCCCGCGCGAGCCCAGCCCGACGCCCAGCACGGCGGCCACCAGACACCCCAGCAGGACCACCCATGCGTGGACGCTCGGGTGCCGGCGCCCCAGGGGGATCGTGCTCATCGGTGTCCCCCCGCCACGTCACGCGCTCCGTGAGCCACCTTCACCCCGCCAGGGCCTCCTCGTACACCCGCGTCATCTCACCGACGTGGCGTTCGAGGGAGAATACCGTCTCCGCCCGCTCCCGCCCGGATTCGCCCATCCGTGTCCGGAGGCCCGGATCGCCGGCCAGCGTGGCCGTCGCGTCCGCCAACGCCCCCACGTCGTCGGGAGGCACCAGGAGGCCGGTCTCCCCGTGCACGACGCTCTCCGCGATACCGCCCCGGTCCGGCCCCACCACGGGGCGCCGGGCGGCCATGGCCTCGATGGCCACGCGGCCGAACGGCTCGATGTCGCACGGGTGGACCAGGACGTCCACCGCCTCCATCATCCGCGGGATGTCGGGGCAGAACACCCCGATCGAGATACGGTCCGAGATGCCCGCCGACCTCGCCATCTCGATCAGCCGCTGGTGGTGGTGATACCCGCCGTTGTACGCGGGATTCCGGAAGCGCCGGGGAGGCGGGCCGAAGACCACGAACCGGGCGTCGGGAAGCCGGGGAGCGAGCCGGGCGGCCATGGCCACGAACAGCTCGTGCTTCTTCCAGGGTGAGCGAAGGGCCGCCGCCATCGCCACCAGGAGCTCGTCCGGCCGGAGCCCCAGCTCGCGTCGCAGACCCTCGCCTCCGTTGTCGGCGCCGAAGCGGGCCACGTCCACGCCGTCGTAGACGACCTGGACCCGTCCGCCCGCGCCCTCCCGCCGGAAGACCTCCGCGATGAACTCCGTCATCGCCACGACCCGGCTCGACAGGCCATCGCCCATGACCCGCACCAGGGCCCGGTCGGGAAGGGGGAACCGGGTCCGGGCCCCCCGGCCCATCCACTCCTTCACGTGCCACAGGTGCGGGCGCCCGGTGAGCCTGGCGGCGAGAGCGCCGTCGAGGACCATGGCCGTGTTGGTGTAGACGAGATCCACCTGCCGGGACCGGATCAGCCGGGCCAGCCGGGCCACCGGCACCGCGTGCAAGCCGGTCCGGGCGGCGCTCCTTGCCCACCCCACCGGGCGGTACCAGGCCGGCAGGCCCACCTTGCTGTTCCACCACGTCATCGGGACGACGTGGAGCTCGTCGGCCACCGCCTCGATCTCCGCCCGCCTCGGTGGCGCCGGCTCGCGAGGCGAGACCACCACGGACCGGTACCGGCTCCCCTCCAGGCCCCGCAGCAGCTCGAGGACGCCCTGGGTGGCCCCGCCCACGGGATCGTTCAGGACATGGAGCACGGTGGTGGTCATGTTCCAAGCCTCATCGCCGGCCAACCCGGACCCCGGGCTCCTTGCGGGCCACGCGGACCCACGCCCGGCGAAGGGGAGGCGCCACGGCTCGAGCCGCCGGGCCCAGGGCCAGCAGCGGCATGAGCCCGTACGCGTACCCCTTCTTCATGGTCTCCAGCGGGAAGGTGGACATGGCGAACGCGAACAGCCGCCGGGCCATCCGGTCCTGTCCCTGCCCGATCGCGGCGAGCGCCTCCAGCAGCGTTCGCCGGACGAACGCCTCGACCAGGTCCTCTCGCCGCAGGCCGAGCGGTCCCAGGAAGGCGTCGGTGCCGAACTCCAGCACGTTCAGGTAGTCGTCGACGGGGTGGCGGATGGTGGTCTGGACCGCGGCCCGGTTCGCCGAGACGTAGTCGCGGTACCGGAACAAGGGGCGGTGCACGTAGGCCACCACCGGGTCGAGCGACAGCAGCTTGTAGCTGAAGTGCTTGTCCGGGCCGATGGTCCTGGCCGAGTTGTAGCCCTCCACCGACTCCCACAGCGACCGGGAGTAGGCGATCGAGCAGAACACGCCCACCGCGTCGAGCTGGCGGATCCGGTCCCGCAGGACGTCGTGCCCCCGGTGCAGCGAGAACAGCGGGCCGGGCTCCTCCGGGGCGTCCGGAGGCAGGCTCCTGCGGGCGAAGCTCCGCTGCGATTTCCGGATCTGGCGGGTGACCCGGTCCTCGTTGTCGAACCCCTCGGCGTCCGACATCAGCACCAACCGGTCCCGGTCCGGGCCCACCTTGTCGATGACCTCGGCGTAGGCCTCCAGGGCGCCCGGCTTCATCTGGTCGTCCGAGGACAGCAGGTTGACGAACTCCCCCCGGGCGTGCCGCGTGACCTGCTGGAGGTTGGGGGCGAAGCCGATGTTGTAGCGGTTCCGGTACAGCCGCACCCGGTCGGAGCCGATCGCCTTCACCCGGGCCACGGAGTCGTCGGTGGACGCGTTGTCGCACACCACGATCTCGAAGTCCTGGAACGACTGGTCCAGGACGCTTCGGATGGTGTCGGCGATGTACTGCCCGTAGTTGTAGTTCGGGATGCAGATCGAGAAGAGCGGCCGGTCAGCCACGAGGTCCCTCCGCCGCCTGCGCGCCTGCGGACACGTGCTCCTCGAACGCGGCCGCGCCGGCGGGGGTGCCCATGTCCCACACCTCGCCGGCCACGGAGACGTCCACCTGCAATCCGCGCTCGATGTACCGGCCGTACACGGGGATCACGTAGAACTCCCCCCTGGTCCGCTCGCCCCCGTCCACCATCTCCTGTCCGATCGACACGAACTCCCGCCCGCTCGAGAAGTGGTACAGCCCCGTGCTGGCCCACTCCGAGATCCGGACCTTCTCCGCGACCTCCACCACGTGGCCGTCGTCGCCGAGGCGGGCGAAGCTCCAGTGGTCGCCCCGCATCGACGCCACGGAGATGAGCCCGCGGCAGTGCGGATCTCGCCGGGCCACGTCGCGCCCCAGCCGCGAGCGGACGTGGGTGTCGCAGCTCGCCACCAAGAGGTCCTCGTCGGCGTCGATGAACGCCCGGGCCGCCAGCACCGTGCACAGCTGCCCCTCGGTCACGTCGTCGAGCCACACCACCTCGGTGCGCCCCGGAGGCGCCCACTCCCGGAGCAGCCGCCCCAGGCCGAACCGGGCGTCGTGCTCCGCCAGCGCAACGAACACCACCAGGGAGGGGTCCAGCCCGGCCAGACTGTCCAGGGCCCACCGGACCATGGGCCGCCCCGCCACCGGGACCAGGGGCTTGGGGAGGTCGCCGGCGTGTCCGGCGAACCGGCTCCCCCGCCCGGCCATGGGCACGACCACGATCACCTGGGCGCCGCCGCCTTCCTGAGCGCCTCGTCGGTCAGCTCGGGCCAGCCGGCGAACCGGAGGGCCCGGTCGTCGACGTAGACCTCCGCGTTCGGCTTGCCGAAGTGGAACTCGTCGTACGGCACGCCGTGGCGGTCCATCCAGTCCAGGGTGAGCTTGCCGATGCGCTTCACCACCTGGCCCACGTTCCCCTCGCACGTGGCCATGTGGCGGGCCGTGACGACGATCAGGGAGTGCCCCGCCGCCCGCAGCTCGGAGATGCGCTCCACCGCTCCCGGGAGCGGTTCCAGGTCGGCGTAGGACGAGTCGGGGTCCTTCACCGGACAGATCACGCCGTCGAGGTCCATCACGATCCGCATGCATCACCTCCAGCTCGAAGGGGCGGGAACCAGCGGGTCATGCGATCCCCCAGCCGTCGAACCCCGGTCCCATGTACTCACGGAGCCGCCGGACGTCCCCCGACAGTCGCTCTCTGAGCTCCTGATCGGTCTCCGGGCGGAGCGTCGTGTCAGGCGCCGGCTCCTCCCGAGTCAGGACGTGGGCCGCGACCCGTCGCAGCGCCGGCGGAGCTTCGACCGACAGCCGCCGAGCCATGGGCAGCCGGCGCGCCGCGCGCATGATGGCCCCACCCGATCGCCGCCCCCCGGTCCGGTTGAACTCCCGTTCCATGTCGGGAACCCGGAAGGCCGGATCCACACCCAGGAACTCGAACACCCGCCGCAGGGTGGCCTCCCGCTGCGCCCGGAGCGCTTCCGAGGTGATCAGCAGGAACCGGTCCAGGCCGTAATAGGGGAGAAACCGCTTGATCTGCAAGGCGTACCTGCTCACGGCGACGTAGGCGGGCTCCTCCAGCAGCGCCACGTCGATGGGGCGGGTCTCGGTCCCGTGCACCGTCAGCCAGACGTAGTGCGACTTCATGCGCTCGATCGGATCGCGGAGCAGGTAGATCAGCCGGGCTTCCGGGACCAGGCCGGCCATGCGCTCGGGCACGGTCGTGACCGTTGGGAACTTGCTGTAGGACGTGGACGCCTCCCCCACCGCCACGGCCTCGCCGGCCTCTTCGAACAGGGATCGGTACCAGTTGACGCCGAGGCGCCAGTTTCGGGCGAAGAAGGCGGGTTCCTTGGTCTCGGCCGGGAGGAACACCTCGGGATGGGCGGACAGGTAGCGGTACAGGCTGGACGTGCCCGCCTTCATCGCGCCGATCACGAAGAAGTTCGGAAGGCGGCCGGCCACCGCGGCGGCGCGACCACCGCCCGAGGCCAGCGCCTGCTCGTCGGAACGGCTCATGGCACGGAAGCCAGGGTCTGGTCGAACCGGGACAGGGCGGTCAGGTACATCATCTTCTGCCGGTCCTCGGCCCCCGCGTGCAGCGGGAGCATGGACAGGAACAGCAGCCCCTCCACGAACGCGATCTCGTCGAGGTCGTAGCCGGCCGCCACCACCATCCGGTCCAGGTAGTCGGCCACGATCCGGGTGGTCTCCGGAGCGAACACGTCGGCGGTGAACGCGCCGTCCCGCTCGACCAGCCGGTACATGTCGAACACCACGAAGTCGTACAGCCCGCCGACGCTGTGCCGGAGCTTGGCCACGTCGTACCGGGAGTCGCCGTAGATCCCGCGGCGGCCGAAGCTCCCCCGCGGGTCGACCAGGCGAAGGATCTGGTTCGGGACGTCGTAGAGGATGTTCGAGAAGCAGAAGTCGCCGTGGACGATGCAGACCTCGGCCCCCAGCGCCAGCGACTCGGCCCGCTCCCGGATGCGGTCCTCGATCGCCGAGAGGCCCGCCAGCGGCCTGCCGTTGACCACGATCTCGTCCCGTTCCAGCATCCACACCCAGGCCGGCGACTGCTCGCGGAGCTCGGCCAGCCGCTTCCAGGTCTTGTCCACGTACATGGTGAGG is a window from the Actinomycetota bacterium genome containing:
- a CDS encoding glycosyltransferase — its product is MADRPLFSICIPNYNYGQYIADTIRSVLDQSFQDFEIVVCDNASTDDSVARVKAIGSDRVRLYRNRYNIGFAPNLQQVTRHARGEFVNLLSSDDQMKPGALEAYAEVIDKVGPDRDRLVLMSDAEGFDNEDRVTRQIRKSQRSFARRSLPPDAPEEPGPLFSLHRGHDVLRDRIRQLDAVGVFCSIAYSRSLWESVEGYNSARTIGPDKHFSYKLLSLDPVVAYVHRPLFRYRDYVSANRAAVQTTIRHPVDDYLNVLEFGTDAFLGPLGLRREDLVEAFVRRTLLEALAAIGQGQDRMARRLFAFAMSTFPLETMKKGYAYGLMPLLALGPAARAVAPPLRRAWVRVARKEPGVRVGRR
- a CDS encoding capsular biosynthesis protein; its protein translation is MRIVMDLDGVICPVKDPDSSYADLEPLPGAVERISELRAAGHSLIVVTARHMATCEGNVGQVVKRIGKLTLDWMDRHGVPYDEFHFGKPNAEVYVDDRALRFAGWPELTDEALRKAAAPR
- a CDS encoding sulfotransferase — protein: MSRSDEQALASGGGRAAAVAGRLPNFFVIGAMKAGTSSLYRYLSAHPEVFLPAETKEPAFFARNWRLGVNWYRSLFEEAGEAVAVGEASTSYSKFPTVTTVPERMAGLVPEARLIYLLRDPIERMKSHYVWLTVHGTETRPIDVALLEEPAYVAVSRYALQIKRFLPYYGLDRFLLITSEALRAQREATLRRVFEFLGVDPAFRVPDMEREFNRTGGRRSGGAIMRAARRLPMARRLSVEAPPALRRVAAHVLTREEPAPDTTLRPETDQELRERLSGDVRRLREYMGPGFDGWGIA
- a CDS encoding glycosyltransferase family 2 protein translates to MIVVVPMAGRGSRFAGHAGDLPKPLVPVAGRPMVRWALDSLAGLDPSLVVFVALAEHDARFGLGRLLREWAPPGRTEVVWLDDVTEGQLCTVLAARAFIDADEDLLVASCDTHVRSRLGRDVARRDPHCRGLISVASMRGDHWSFARLGDDGHVVEVAEKVRISEWASTGLYHFSSGREFVSIGQEMVDGGERTRGEFYVIPVYGRYIERGLQVDVSVAGEVWDMGTPAGAAAFEEHVSAGAQAAEGPRG